The following coding sequences lie in one Euhalothece natronophila Z-M001 genomic window:
- a CDS encoding nucleotidyltransferase family protein, producing the protein MSSVTQSNQLQQTLSQLKRQLQQTYQDQLINLILFGSQARGEAEPDSDIDVLVILAGEVNPIAEIKRNNALISNLSLETDQLINCIYLSEQDWHYLKTPLIQNIHKEGIPV; encoded by the coding sequence ATGTCATCGGTAACGCAATCCAATCAACTTCAACAAACGCTTAGTCAACTCAAACGACAGCTTCAACAAACCTATCAAGACCAACTGATTAACCTAATTCTCTTTGGTTCACAAGCGCGAGGGGAAGCGGAACCCGATTCCGATATTGATGTTTTAGTTATTCTAGCTGGAGAAGTGAATCCCATTGCTGAAATTAAGCGCAATAATGCTTTAATTAGTAACCTCTCTCTGGAAACAGATCAATTAATTAACTGTATTTATCTTTCCGAACAAGACTGGCATTATCTCAAAACCCCTCTGATTCAGAACATCCATAAGGAAGGAATTCCCGTGTGA
- a CDS encoding Hsp20/alpha crystallin family protein, which produces MALVRWNPATELDAFRRQMDRLFNEMTGDRALTPQWGQLPIELNDAGNNLELKAQVPGMNPDDLDVTVNRDSVTISGEYRRENEGENSYGSEFQYGKFSRTIGLPVGIQQDQVQADYNNGLLTLHLPKVEEATNKKVKINFGDQQAIAGSSGQS; this is translated from the coding sequence ATGGCACTTGTACGTTGGAATCCTGCTACTGAACTCGATGCTTTCCGTCGTCAAATGGATCGCCTATTTAATGAAATGACGGGCGATCGCGCTCTAACGCCGCAATGGGGTCAACTTCCGATTGAACTCAATGATGCTGGTAATAATTTAGAACTGAAAGCCCAAGTCCCTGGCATGAATCCTGATGATTTAGACGTGACGGTAAACCGTGACTCTGTAACCATCAGCGGTGAATATCGTCGCGAAAACGAAGGAGAAAACAGCTACGGCTCTGAATTCCAATATGGTAAGTTCAGTCGTACTATTGGTTTACCCGTTGGCATCCAACAAGACCAAGTACAGGCGGACTACAACAACGGCCTTCTGACGCTACACTTACCGAAAGTGGAAGAAGCGACGAATAAGAAAGTAAAAATCAACTTTGGTGATCAACAAGCCATTGCGGGTTCCAGCGGACAGTCCTAA
- a CDS encoding type I restriction-modification system subunit M, whose protein sequence is MITGELKSKVDRLWETFWSNGISNPLSVIEQISYLLFIKQLDDKELAKEKKARRLNRPVKDPLFPEDKQHCRWSHFKNLDDPEKMLEVVREDVFPFIKQLKGSEQESNYSRYMKDATFLISSPALLANAVEQIDQMLADLEQQARTAQHSNYVDLMGDLYEYMLSKLTNSGQNGQFRTPRHIIRMMVELVDPGPGEIICDPACGTGGFLVSAADYVKNKKDAEGNHLINIPENREHYQQGMFYGYDFDATMLRIGSMNMILHGIEGSKIESCDSLSQNRSEISESFSLILANPPFKGSVEKSTIAKDLTKIVSTTKTELLFLALFLRLLKVGGRAAVIVPDGVLFGSQKAYQTIRKTIVEDHKLEGLIAMPSGVFKPYAGVSTAVLIFTKTNAGGTDNVWFYQMKADGLSLDDKRQPVEENDIPDIVQRWKNRDPEKDSNRTGKAFFVPKDEIKDNNYDLSINRYKEIEYEEVEYEPPKVILRKLQDLENDIQQDLDALENLIK, encoded by the coding sequence ATGATCACAGGAGAGTTAAAGTCAAAAGTTGATCGCCTATGGGAAACATTTTGGAGCAACGGCATTAGCAATCCCCTCTCTGTGATAGAACAAATTTCTTATCTTCTGTTTATCAAACAACTGGATGACAAGGAACTGGCTAAGGAAAAGAAAGCTCGACGCTTAAACCGTCCCGTTAAAGATCCTCTTTTTCCCGAAGACAAACAACATTGTCGCTGGTCTCATTTCAAAAATCTTGATGATCCGGAAAAAATGTTGGAGGTTGTACGAGAGGATGTCTTTCCCTTTATCAAACAACTAAAGGGCAGCGAGCAGGAAAGCAATTATTCTCGCTACATGAAAGATGCAACGTTTCTCATTAGCAGTCCTGCTCTCCTTGCCAATGCAGTGGAACAAATTGATCAAATGTTGGCAGATTTGGAGCAACAAGCCAGAACTGCCCAACATAGCAATTATGTGGATTTAATGGGGGATCTCTATGAGTATATGCTCTCTAAACTCACAAATTCTGGGCAAAATGGACAATTCCGCACCCCTCGCCATATTATCCGGATGATGGTGGAGTTAGTTGACCCAGGACCGGGGGAAATCATCTGTGACCCTGCTTGTGGGACTGGCGGTTTTTTAGTTTCAGCAGCAGACTATGTCAAAAACAAAAAAGATGCCGAGGGAAACCACCTGATTAACATTCCCGAAAACCGAGAGCATTACCAGCAAGGGATGTTTTACGGTTATGACTTCGATGCCACCATGTTGCGTATTGGCAGCATGAATATGATTCTCCATGGGATAGAAGGGTCAAAAATTGAATCCTGTGATTCCCTTTCTCAGAATCGTTCGGAAATATCGGAGTCTTTTAGTCTAATCCTTGCTAACCCGCCGTTTAAGGGGTCAGTTGAAAAATCCACCATCGCGAAAGACCTGACGAAAATTGTTTCCACGACGAAAACCGAATTACTGTTTCTTGCCCTCTTTTTGCGGTTATTAAAAGTTGGCGGTCGTGCTGCAGTAATTGTTCCTGATGGTGTTTTATTTGGATCTCAAAAGGCTTATCAAACCATTCGGAAAACGATTGTAGAAGACCATAAACTGGAAGGTCTTATTGCCATGCCATCGGGCGTTTTTAAGCCCTATGCCGGAGTTTCCACTGCTGTTCTGATTTTTACGAAAACCAATGCTGGCGGAACGGATAATGTTTGGTTTTACCAAATGAAAGCAGATGGATTATCCCTTGATGATAAGCGTCAGCCAGTCGAAGAAAACGATATTCCCGATATTGTCCAGCGTTGGAAAAACCGTGACCCGGAAAAAGATTCTAATCGCACTGGTAAAGCATTTTTTGTTCCCAAAGATGAAATAAAAGACAATAACTACGATCTGTCTATTAATCGTTATAAGGAAATTGAATATGAAGAAGTTGAGTATGAACCACCTAAAGTAATTTTAAGAAAGTTACAGGACTTAGAAAATGATATTCAACAAGATTTAGATGCTTTGGAAAATCTGATTAAATAA
- a CDS encoding phage/plasmid primase, P4 family, translating to MVTTTAQQQQKQTASRPHTINEKHWKDLTRDRALPPKWVKANCRSIDIKEASEILHYQAKSDGLLLESANGQQQFKPDQPWSGKQGKKAPKYRTPYKDNIDAMLPINPHDPNFWNNEEELKQACWIIDGVPCLIITEGLFKAIQGTANGLPTIALTGVENGLTGSKDDKESKRYLVDQPRRYAELGFGFIIAFDADCATNKNVVRAEKTFATKLEKFEIPVYSITGTWSAEDGKGMDDYIQNHGIEAFREKLIQAELVRDKYKSDNNGDGTDNKPPMAGAIGEELAETYRDRWVYCSDLSSWLVYELEETGIWSMVADDYISHAVLIELKNRDIHKFRSNKYMNNILGYLKDELFIRKWDEQPKRYLPFKNGVYDLESGKFHDHLPGFRLTWKLPRDYCIFTDDKDKDCNTIFTFLKQLTSDDSKNINTILAFMAALLKGKTDMQKFLYLLGSGGSGKSTLMELMTELVGSKNATSFSLEDLEDKHNIIDLFDKRLLNLPDQPPISSRKNSNFKRLTGGDDLSGRRMRKDVSSFKFQGLAVLTSNQFCFPASASNWLNRRMILIECNNVLPKRDRDLKLLEKMKEELTAFTSYLLHNFDDDLIEELILNPDSPELTLASWKRQCESDGLAAWINDELVPENGAIAIIGSDGNRWQQKDEDYDPDESSLYASYCHYCRQSGRKPKTSQNFSTDLLEICNQLLGWDVAKDLKRYAGKPQRVIEGLRLRTDTDNDIPLVEERFSESVTTYSQDVTTPVTTQNPHKQSDVTTVTTVTTQNNNEKKEKNKPHLASDTSTENQANNLGLNSENKKDDKNPDTVVTPTDKNPETPVDSDSQKTEQVVTPSDKGRYGSLQVVTPSDDGVDFSTYPARRDDSLAHKEKQAKKCRRLLSECQTNKDIEDFKSDSGFSKAEYKWVWHNLLTADERKRLRQVANTSQSSLF from the coding sequence ATGGTTACAACAACAGCACAACAACAGCAAAAACAAACTGCCAGTCGTCCACATACTATCAATGAGAAACACTGGAAGGACCTAACACGCGATCGCGCTTTACCGCCAAAATGGGTAAAAGCTAATTGTCGGAGCATTGACATTAAAGAAGCCTCTGAGATACTGCATTACCAAGCCAAAAGCGATGGCTTACTATTAGAATCTGCCAATGGTCAACAACAATTTAAGCCCGATCAGCCGTGGAGTGGCAAGCAGGGGAAAAAAGCTCCAAAGTATCGAACCCCTTACAAAGATAATATTGACGCGATGTTACCCATTAATCCTCATGATCCAAACTTCTGGAATAATGAGGAAGAGTTAAAGCAGGCGTGTTGGATCATCGACGGTGTCCCTTGCCTTATCATTACAGAAGGTTTATTTAAGGCAATCCAAGGAACAGCCAATGGTTTACCCACCATCGCATTAACGGGCGTTGAGAATGGCTTAACTGGCAGTAAGGATGACAAGGAAAGTAAACGATATTTAGTGGATCAACCCAGAAGATATGCAGAATTAGGTTTTGGTTTCATTATTGCCTTTGATGCTGATTGTGCCACCAATAAGAATGTTGTTCGTGCTGAGAAAACCTTTGCTACCAAACTGGAAAAATTTGAAATTCCCGTTTACTCTATTACTGGCACTTGGTCAGCAGAAGATGGTAAAGGAATGGACGACTATATCCAGAATCACGGCATTGAAGCCTTCCGAGAGAAATTAATCCAAGCTGAGTTAGTTCGGGATAAATACAAAAGCGACAATAATGGTGACGGCACTGACAATAAGCCACCGATGGCAGGCGCGATTGGTGAAGAGTTAGCAGAAACTTATCGCGATCGCTGGGTTTATTGCTCGGACCTCAGTTCATGGCTAGTTTACGAACTGGAGGAAACTGGCATCTGGTCGATGGTTGCTGACGACTATATCAGCCATGCCGTTCTGATTGAACTTAAGAATCGGGACATCCATAAGTTCCGTTCTAATAAGTACATGAACAATATCTTGGGATATCTCAAGGATGAATTGTTCATTCGGAAGTGGGACGAGCAGCCCAAACGCTACTTACCATTTAAGAACGGCGTTTATGATCTAGAATCTGGCAAGTTTCATGATCACTTGCCGGGCTTCCGACTAACTTGGAAGTTACCACGGGATTATTGCATTTTTACCGACGATAAAGATAAAGACTGTAACACCATTTTTACTTTCTTGAAACAGCTTACCAGCGACGATTCTAAAAATATAAACACTATCCTTGCCTTTATGGCTGCCCTATTGAAGGGCAAAACAGATATGCAGAAATTCCTTTATCTGCTTGGCTCTGGTGGCAGTGGCAAATCTACCTTAATGGAGTTGATGACTGAATTAGTGGGTAGCAAAAACGCCACCAGCTTCTCTCTAGAAGATTTAGAGGACAAACACAACATCATTGATTTATTCGACAAACGACTGCTTAACCTTCCCGACCAGCCCCCGATATCAAGCCGTAAAAACAGTAACTTTAAGCGGTTAACTGGTGGCGATGACTTATCCGGGCGACGGATGAGAAAGGATGTAAGCTCATTTAAGTTTCAAGGCTTGGCAGTGTTAACGAGTAATCAGTTTTGTTTCCCTGCTAGTGCTTCCAACTGGCTTAACCGCCGCATGATTCTAATTGAGTGTAACAACGTTTTGCCTAAGCGCGATCGGGATTTGAAACTACTTGAGAAGATGAAAGAGGAACTAACTGCCTTTACCTCTTATCTGCTACATAACTTTGATGATGATCTGATTGAGGAACTAATCCTTAACCCAGATAGTCCCGAGCTAACCCTGGCATCATGGAAACGCCAGTGTGAATCCGATGGTTTAGCCGCGTGGATCAATGACGAGCTTGTTCCAGAGAATGGCGCGATCGCGATTATTGGAAGTGATGGAAACCGATGGCAGCAAAAAGATGAGGATTACGATCCTGATGAATCTTCCCTTTACGCTTCCTACTGCCATTACTGCCGCCAGAGTGGACGTAAACCAAAAACCTCCCAAAACTTCTCTACTGATTTATTAGAAATTTGTAATCAGTTACTAGGTTGGGATGTAGCCAAGGACCTGAAACGCTACGCTGGCAAACCTCAACGAGTAATCGAAGGACTGCGACTAAGAACAGACACCGATAACGATATTCCATTAGTTGAGGAAAGATTTTCAGAAAGTGTAACAACCTATAGCCAAGATGTAACAACCCCCGTAACAACCCAAAATCCCCATAAACAAAGCGATGTAACAACCGTAACAACCGTAACAACCCAAAACAACAATGAGAAAAAAGAAAAAAATAAACCTCATTTAGCTTCTGATACTAGTACGGAAAATCAAGCTAATAACTTAGGTTTAAATTCTGAAAATAAAAAGGATGATAAAAACCCTGATACGGTTGTTACACCCACAGACAAAAATCCTGAAACCCCTGTAGACTCAGACTCACAGAAAACAGAGCAGGTTGTTACACCATCTGATAAGGGTCGTTACGGGTCGTTACAGGTTGTTACACCCTCTGATGATGGAGTGGATTTTTCTACTTACCCTGCACGTCGGGACGATTCCCTCGCCCATAAAGAAAAGCAGGCGAAAAAATGCCGCCGATTATTATCAGAGTGCCAAACTAATAAAGATATAGAAGATTTTAAGAGTGATTCTGGATTTTCTAAAGCTGAATATAAATGGGTATGGCACAACCTTTTAACAGCTGATGAAAGAAAACGGTTACGTCAAGTGGCTAACACTTCTCAGTCGTCCTTATTTTAA
- a CDS encoding DEAD/DEAH box helicase family protein yields the protein MAGRSYQLEALTRITEEFDQYKKRKTLLVMATGTGKTRTAIALIDLLKRANWVKRVLFLADRNALLTQVLRALKVHLPTVTPIDLTKDKAIETGNVVLSTYPTIFNAINRNDSNQHFISPGHFDLVIVDEAHRSIYQKYRFLFEYFDSLLVGLTATPREEIHRDTYQIFDLEPGVPSFAYELSDAVTDGYLVPPRGVNVPFRFLSRGINYDDLSPEEQQEYEATFLNDTTGEMPPAIEPNALNHWLFNLNTIDQTLELLMEKGLRIEGGDRLGKTIIFARNHEHANFIVQRFDHNYPHLKGKFAQVIDSHNSYAQALLDDFSEPHKEPTIAVSVDMLDTGVDIPEVVNLVFFKPVYSRVKFNQMIGRGTRCCPDLFGVGQHKQEFLVFDLCGNFDFFNQDIQEPERKPPEALSTRLVKTRLQLAQALKNHSANDEEEQTQLKDNLLDHLHQHVANMEQDNFLVRRHLEAVETFSQRERWENLSDDDIDTIREELAPLPNKLPREKELAKRFDLLCLKLQLSIVKQDHQFTQYRDQIRDLVTQLETKQNIPMVKEQLPLIEEVKVESWWEDVTLGMVEYVRQQLRI from the coding sequence ATTGCAGGGCGAAGCTACCAACTTGAAGCCCTTACCCGCATTACCGAAGAATTTGACCAGTATAAGAAACGTAAAACGCTGCTGGTGATGGCAACGGGAACCGGCAAAACTCGCACCGCGATCGCGTTAATTGATTTATTGAAGCGAGCTAATTGGGTAAAACGGGTTTTATTTCTCGCTGACCGGAACGCCCTCCTCACGCAAGTCTTACGGGCGTTAAAAGTTCATCTTCCCACAGTAACTCCCATTGACTTAACCAAAGACAAAGCCATCGAAACCGGGAATGTGGTTCTCTCCACTTATCCCACCATCTTTAATGCCATTAACCGTAACGATAGTAATCAACACTTTATTAGTCCAGGACATTTTGACCTCGTTATCGTTGACGAAGCCCATCGTTCCATTTATCAGAAATATCGCTTTCTTTTTGAATACTTCGATAGTCTGCTTGTGGGACTAACAGCGACTCCTCGCGAAGAAATTCACCGCGATACCTATCAAATTTTTGACCTAGAACCGGGGGTTCCTTCCTTTGCTTATGAACTATCCGATGCCGTCACAGATGGTTATTTAGTTCCCCCGCGCGGGGTTAATGTTCCCTTTCGCTTCCTCAGTCGGGGAATCAACTATGACGACCTTTCTCCCGAAGAACAACAAGAATATGAAGCTACCTTCTTAAACGACACCACAGGAGAAATGCCTCCTGCTATCGAACCCAACGCCCTTAATCATTGGCTGTTTAACCTGAATACCATCGATCAAACCCTAGAACTGCTGATGGAAAAAGGATTAAGAATCGAAGGGGGAGATCGGTTGGGTAAAACAATTATCTTTGCTCGCAATCATGAACACGCCAATTTTATTGTTCAACGTTTTGACCATAACTATCCTCACTTGAAAGGAAAATTTGCACAAGTCATTGATAGTCATAATTCTTATGCCCAAGCACTTTTAGATGACTTTTCCGAACCCCACAAAGAGCCAACCATTGCTGTTTCTGTCGATATGCTAGACACTGGGGTTGATATTCCTGAAGTTGTTAACTTAGTCTTTTTCAAACCAGTTTATTCCCGAGTGAAATTTAATCAAATGATTGGTCGGGGAACTCGCTGTTGCCCAGACTTATTCGGCGTGGGGCAACATAAACAAGAATTCCTTGTCTTCGACTTATGCGGTAATTTTGACTTTTTCAATCAAGATATTCAAGAACCGGAACGTAAACCGCCAGAGGCTCTTAGCACTCGCTTAGTTAAAACCCGACTGCAACTAGCTCAAGCCTTAAAAAATCATAGTGCCAATGACGAAGAGGAACAAACGCAACTGAAAGATAACTTATTAGATCATCTCCATCAGCATGTCGCCAATATGGAGCAGGATAATTTTCTAGTGCGTCGTCATTTAGAAGCTGTAGAAACCTTTTCGCAACGGGAACGCTGGGAAAATTTAAGTGACGATGATATAGACACCATTAGGGAAGAGTTAGCGCCACTTCCCAATAAATTGCCCCGCGAAAAAGAGCTTGCCAAACGCTTTGACTTACTTTGCCTCAAACTCCAACTGTCGATTGTCAAACAGGATCATCAATTCACCCAATATCGGGATCAAATCCGAGATTTGGTTACTCAACTAGAAACTAAGCAAAATATCCCCATGGTTAAGGAACAACTTCCCCTCATTGAAGAAGTAAAAGTGGAATCTTGGTGGGAAGATGTCACCCTTGGGATGGTTGAGTATGTTCGGCAACAACTGCGGATTTAA
- a CDS encoding type I restriction-modification enzyme R subunit C-terminal domain-containing protein yields the protein MDFVDREQRQIVYTDFADEMGAIEETEVPIQQTGFSPYQYKKKVEAYIKANEHHVAIAKLKRNIPLTETDLNSLEDMLFNAEEIESRERFEEVFGKQFSLTRLIREIVGLDRGAAKEAFARYLEQETFSANQIRFVETIIDYLTQNGVMDPGLLYEPPFQDFHYEGLDGVFAEEDADNIISIVRSFNETVTADFHTA from the coding sequence ATGGATTTTGTTGATCGCGAGCAAAGACAAATTGTTTATACTGATTTTGCTGATGAAATGGGAGCAATTGAAGAGACAGAAGTTCCCATTCAGCAAACAGGCTTTAGTCCTTACCAATATAAGAAGAAAGTGGAAGCCTATATCAAAGCGAATGAACATCATGTCGCGATCGCGAAACTCAAACGCAACATTCCGCTAACCGAAACTGATCTTAACTCTCTTGAAGACATGCTCTTTAATGCTGAAGAAATCGAGAGTCGAGAACGCTTTGAAGAAGTGTTTGGCAAACAGTTCAGTCTCACTCGTCTCATTCGGGAAATTGTCGGATTAGATCGCGGCGCTGCTAAAGAAGCCTTTGCCCGCTATCTGGAACAGGAAACTTTCAGCGCTAACCAAATTCGCTTTGTAGAAACCATTATCGACTACCTCACACAAAACGGAGTAATGGATCCGGGACTCTTATATGAGCCTCCCTTTCAAGACTTCCATTATGAAGGACTCGACGGTGTATTTGCTGAAGAAGATGCCGATAACATTATTAGCATTGTGCGCTCCTTTAATGAAACGGTTACTGCTGATTTTCATACCGCGTAA
- a CDS encoding type I restriction endonuclease, translated as MPSNFDFLQTDYPDLYQDATQAEQLVKTAPRASCFYSRYTLEQAVKWLYANDPYLKLPYDSNLGALIHEQTFKDNLKPGLFPKFRTILKTGNHAVHQNTPIGEKDALHLVKELFHILYWLCRFYSPNGKNLPSLTFDRDLIPDSQGNQDYSRQQLQELETQLSETDEMRRIAETRRQQTEQELNALKAELDELRQQNQAVSDPHDYNEADTRHYLIDLLLREAGWDIDQPHAQEYEVTGMPNSTGKGYIDYVLWADNGTPLALVEAKRTSKDANQGKHQAKLYADCLEQQYQQRPVIFYSNGYQHWLWDDVTYPPRSVQGFLKPDELQRLIFRRTNRKPLHLAEGLRILRLQF; from the coding sequence ATGCCGTCTAATTTCGACTTCCTCCAAACCGATTATCCCGACCTTTACCAAGACGCTACTCAAGCGGAACAACTGGTGAAAACTGCCCCTCGTGCTAGTTGTTTTTATAGTCGTTACACGCTGGAACAAGCCGTTAAATGGCTATATGCTAATGATCCTTATCTTAAACTCCCCTATGATAGCAATCTTGGTGCGTTAATCCATGAACAAACGTTCAAAGATAATCTAAAACCGGGACTTTTTCCTAAATTCCGCACTATTCTTAAAACAGGCAACCATGCTGTTCACCAAAACACCCCCATCGGTGAAAAAGACGCGCTTCATTTAGTAAAAGAACTGTTTCATATCCTCTACTGGCTATGTCGTTTCTACTCTCCAAACGGCAAAAATCTCCCTTCACTGACCTTTGACCGCGACCTCATCCCAGATAGCCAAGGCAATCAAGACTATAGCCGTCAACAACTGCAAGAATTAGAAACCCAACTTTCCGAAACCGACGAAATGCGTCGTATCGCCGAAACAAGGCGACAACAGACAGAACAAGAACTTAATGCCCTGAAAGCGGAACTTGATGAACTGAGACAGCAAAATCAAGCTGTTAGCGATCCCCACGACTATAACGAAGCTGATACTCGCCATTACCTCATTGATCTTCTGCTTCGGGAAGCAGGATGGGATATTGACCAACCCCATGCCCAAGAATATGAAGTTACGGGAATGCCTAACAGCACCGGCAAAGGCTATATTGATTATGTGCTTTGGGCAGACAATGGAACTCCTCTCGCCCTAGTAGAAGCCAAACGTACTAGCAAAGATGCTAATCAAGGGAAACATCAAGCGAAACTTTACGCCGATTGTTTAGAACAGCAATACCAACAGCGTCCGGTCATTTTTTATTCCAACGGCTATCAGCATTGGCTATGGGATGATGTGACATATCCACCGCGTTCTGTCCAAGGCTTCCTCAAACCAGATGAACTGCAACGCCTGATCTTCCGTCGTACTAACCGCAAACCCCTGCATTTAGCAGAAGGGCTGAGAATCCTACGACTACAATTTTAA
- a CDS encoding restriction endonuclease subunit S — protein sequence MWKEVSLGEILTIQRGGSPRPITSYLTDSENGINWVKISNTQGISKYIYETQQKIKPEGISKTRVVYSGDFILSNSMSFCKPYIMRTTGCIHDGWLVLRKKETNLDENFLYYILRSDLIYKQFKRLASGTTVKNLNINVVKKVQIPLPPLEEQKRIAEILDRADAIRQKRKGVIALTEELARSTFLEMFGDPTTNSKGWNLKSLGELAKISGGGTPSKKCPQYYEGNICWVTSKDMNVHMLVDTKNHITEKAIEDSSTKLVGIGTLLVVVKSKILMKRLPVVRTKVPTCFNQDIKAIELYDSWMTRYCHWHMKLGQDTLLNKARGLNTEGLTLEHFNNYQIMIPTYSEIMRFTKVEKTIEESLLASRQALENANNLFNSLLQRAFKGEL from the coding sequence ATGTGGAAGGAAGTTAGTTTAGGTGAAATTTTGACAATACAAAGGGGAGGATCTCCTAGACCAATTACGTCTTATTTAACTGATTCAGAAAATGGAATTAATTGGGTAAAAATTAGCAATACTCAAGGAATTAGCAAATATATTTATGAAACTCAGCAAAAAATAAAACCAGAAGGAATTTCCAAAACTAGAGTTGTGTATAGTGGAGATTTTATTTTATCTAATTCGATGAGTTTTTGTAAACCTTACATTATGAGGACAACTGGATGTATTCATGATGGGTGGTTAGTTTTAAGAAAAAAAGAAACAAATTTAGACGAAAATTTTTTATACTATATTTTAAGATCTGATCTTATTTATAAACAGTTTAAGCGTCTCGCATCTGGTACAACAGTAAAAAATTTAAATATTAATGTAGTTAAAAAAGTCCAAATTCCTCTACCCCCATTAGAAGAACAGAAACGAATAGCAGAGATATTAGATCGCGCTGATGCTATTCGTCAAAAGCGGAAAGGCGTGATCGCGCTTACCGAAGAACTGGCGCGATCGACTTTCTTAGAAATGTTTGGCGATCCTACTACTAATTCAAAAGGTTGGAATCTGAAATCTCTTGGGGAACTTGCAAAAATATCAGGAGGTGGTACTCCTAGTAAAAAATGTCCTCAGTATTATGAAGGTAATATTTGTTGGGTAACTTCAAAAGACATGAATGTTCACATGTTAGTAGATACTAAAAATCATATTACTGAGAAAGCTATTGAAGATAGTTCAACTAAACTAGTGGGAATTGGAACTTTATTAGTTGTTGTAAAAAGTAAAATTCTAATGAAGCGTTTACCAGTAGTGCGGACTAAGGTTCCTACTTGCTTTAATCAGGATATAAAAGCGATTGAATTATATGATTCATGGATGACAAGATATTGTCATTGGCATATGAAACTTGGTCAAGATACTTTACTAAATAAAGCAAGAGGACTTAATACTGAAGGATTAACACTTGAACATTTTAACAATTATCAGATTATGATTCCTACTTATTCGGAAATAATGCGCTTTACGAAAGTAGAAAAAACTATTGAAGAATCATTATTAGCTTCTAGACAAGCACTTGAAAATGCAAATAACCTTTTTAATTCCCTACTCCAAAGAGCATTTAAAGGCGAACTATAA
- a CDS encoding HEPN domain-containing protein, with protein sequence MTPEQNQLFQKAQQSLNAAQYLLAGGYYDFAVSRAYYTMFYIASAFLLGDGLTFSKHSGVISAFGREFAKTERVPVKFHRQLKEAQDLRNVGDYGATDLISREEAELQIQRAEAFLVFYSQNANAV encoded by the coding sequence GTGACCCCCGAACAAAACCAACTGTTCCAAAAAGCCCAACAAAGCCTTAATGCTGCCCAATATCTCTTAGCAGGAGGGTATTACGATTTTGCCGTCTCCAGAGCTTATTACACGATGTTTTATATTGCCTCTGCCTTCCTTTTAGGCGATGGCTTAACCTTTTCCAAACATTCGGGCGTAATTTCCGCTTTTGGAAGAGAATTTGCTAAAACAGAAAGAGTCCCTGTTAAATTTCATCGACAACTTAAAGAAGCGCAAGACTTACGAAATGTGGGAGACTATGGTGCTACCGATCTCATTTCCCGAGAAGAAGCCGAATTACAAATTCAACGCGCTGAAGCCTTTCTAGTGTTTTACAGCCAAAATGCCAATGCCGTCTAA